In Nerophis lumbriciformis linkage group LG04, RoL_Nlum_v2.1, whole genome shotgun sequence, a single window of DNA contains:
- the LOC133593691 gene encoding free fatty acid receptor 2 isoform X1, with amino-acid sequence MSVKEIVMQECSTELCLSVYVITFVLGFPANVLAFYTFSMKVRQKATPIDILLLNLTISDLLFLLFLPFKMQEVMNNMLWDMPYPLCPLSGFIFYMTIYNSTFFLTAVSVERYLGVAFPIQHSLKRRPLYAVAASVFFWIFSFTHLSIVFIMPIIGAKEDLLEDPLSANEEHQNATAGLNASTSAPETVEVCYDNFSAAQLEVLLPVRLELCLVLFCIPFLICSFCYINFIRILSRLQHIDRRRRLRAIGMALGTLLVFAVCFGPYNVSHVVGFLTWQNPEWRDKALLCSTFNACLDPLIFYFSSSAVRRTVGSVMRGVKGRLSGCLPCGVLRACGGRAQRDKESKQEQINAV; translated from the coding sequence ATGTCTGTGAAGGAGATCGTCATGCAGGAGTGCAGCACCGAGCTCTGCCTGTCGGTGTACGTCATCACCTTCGTGCTGGGCTTCCCGGCCAACGTGCTGGCCTTCTACACCTTCAGCATGAAGGTGAGGCAGAAGGCCACGCCCATCGACATCCTGCTCCTCAACCTGACCATCTCGGACCTCCTCTTCCTGCTCTTCCTGCCCTTCAAGATGCAGGAGGTGATGAACAACATGCTGTGGGACATGCCGTACCCGCTGTGCCCGCTGTCGGGCTTCATCTTCTACATGACCATCTACAACAGCACCTTCTTCCTCACCGCCGTCAGCGTGGAGCGCTACCTGGGCGTGGCCTTCCCCATCCAGCACAGCCTGAAGCGCCGGCCGCTCTACGCCGTCGCCGCCAGCGTCTTCTTCTGGATCTTCTCCTTCACCCACCTCAGCATCGTCTTCATCATGCCCATCATCGGCGCCAAGGAGGACCTTCTGGAGGACCCTCTGAGCGCCAACGAGGAGCATCAGAACGCCACCGCCGGGCTCAACGCCTCGACGTCGGCGCCGGAGACCGTGGAGGTGTGCTACGACAACTTCAGCGCCGCCCAGCTGGAGGTGCTGCTGCCCGTGCGCCTGGAGCTCTGCCTGGTGCTCTTCTGCATCCCCTTCCTCATCTGCAGCTTCTGCTACATCAACTTCATCCGCATCCTGTCCAGGCTGCAGCACATCGACCGGCGGCGCCGCCTGCGGGCCATCGGCATGGCGCTGGGGACGCTGCTGGTGTTCGCCGTGTGCTTCGGCCCCTACAACGTGTCCCACGTGGTGGGCTTCCTCACCTGGCAGAACCCCGAGTGGCGGGACAAGGCCCTGCTGTGCAGCACCTTCAACGCCTGCCTGGACCCCCTCATCTTCTACTTCTCGTCCTCGGCCGTGCGGCGCACCGTGGGCAGCGTGATGCGGGGGGTGAAAGGTCGCCTGAGCGGGTGCCTGCCCTGCGGCGTCCTGCGGGCCTGCGGGGGGCGGGCCCAGCGAGATAAGGAGAGCAAACAAGAGCAGATCAACGCCGTCTGA
- the LOC133593691 gene encoding free fatty acid receptor 2 isoform X2: MSVKEIVMQECSTELCLSVYVITFVLGFPANVLAFYTFSMKMQEVMNNMLWDMPYPLCPLSGFIFYMTIYNSTFFLTAVSVERYLGVAFPIQHSLKRRPLYAVAASVFFWIFSFTHLSIVFIMPIIGAKEDLLEDPLSANEEHQNATAGLNASTSAPETVEVCYDNFSAAQLEVLLPVRLELCLVLFCIPFLICSFCYINFIRILSRLQHIDRRRRLRAIGMALGTLLVFAVCFGPYNVSHVVGFLTWQNPEWRDKALLCSTFNACLDPLIFYFSSSAVRRTVGSVMRGVKGRLSGCLPCGVLRACGGRAQRDKESKQEQINAV; this comes from the exons ATGTCTGTGAAGGAGATCGTCATGCAGGAGTGCAGCACCGAGCTCTGCCTGTCGGTGTACGTCATCACCTTCGTGCTGGGCTTCCCGGCCAACGTGCTGGCCTTCTACACCTTCAGCATGAAG ATGCAGGAGGTGATGAACAACATGCTGTGGGACATGCCGTACCCGCTGTGCCCGCTGTCGGGCTTCATCTTCTACATGACCATCTACAACAGCACCTTCTTCCTCACCGCCGTCAGCGTGGAGCGCTACCTGGGCGTGGCCTTCCCCATCCAGCACAGCCTGAAGCGCCGGCCGCTCTACGCCGTCGCCGCCAGCGTCTTCTTCTGGATCTTCTCCTTCACCCACCTCAGCATCGTCTTCATCATGCCCATCATCGGCGCCAAGGAGGACCTTCTGGAGGACCCTCTGAGCGCCAACGAGGAGCATCAGAACGCCACCGCCGGGCTCAACGCCTCGACGTCGGCGCCGGAGACCGTGGAGGTGTGCTACGACAACTTCAGCGCCGCCCAGCTGGAGGTGCTGCTGCCCGTGCGCCTGGAGCTCTGCCTGGTGCTCTTCTGCATCCCCTTCCTCATCTGCAGCTTCTGCTACATCAACTTCATCCGCATCCTGTCCAGGCTGCAGCACATCGACCGGCGGCGCCGCCTGCGGGCCATCGGCATGGCGCTGGGGACGCTGCTGGTGTTCGCCGTGTGCTTCGGCCCCTACAACGTGTCCCACGTGGTGGGCTTCCTCACCTGGCAGAACCCCGAGTGGCGGGACAAGGCCCTGCTGTGCAGCACCTTCAACGCCTGCCTGGACCCCCTCATCTTCTACTTCTCGTCCTCGGCCGTGCGGCGCACCGTGGGCAGCGTGATGCGGGGGGTGAAAGGTCGCCTGAGCGGGTGCCTGCCCTGCGGCGTCCTGCGGGCCTGCGGGGGGCGGGCCCAGCGAGATAAGGAGAGCAAACAAGAGCAGATCAACGCCGTCTGA